In the genome of Lathyrus oleraceus cultivar Zhongwan6 chromosome 4, CAAS_Psat_ZW6_1.0, whole genome shotgun sequence, the window GTAgccaatttgaacaacaaaattAGGTGCATTGACAACATTTTAATCATACTTTTCATCAGAGCTAGTTTTTTGTTCAAACATTAACTTGACTTGATTAACTAACAGTAGTAGCAAGTTTCTAACCAAAGCTATCCATTTAGCAATGGAAGCCACAACTGGATTTAACTAATGCATCAACATTCTAACATGACGGCTATGCCTTAAGTAACTTCAACAAAAATTAATCTCACTAACAATTGAGCAGCTAACAGAACTAACAGTTCCCATTAAGGTTTAACACATAACAACCACCAGCTGAGTTTTGTTTCTAATATACCTACTAACAACAATCCAGAATCAACTTAGTTGCAATGCCATTGTCAAAGTGATGATCCTCTCAAGCATGGCCTGCATGATTTAAAAATGCCAAACATTACCATAGATAGCATGCATCTCTAACATCAAACATAACTAACATTTCAAGCACCAATCACTTTTCTCATCAACTAACAAGGGCAGTTCAATTCAGATGCCTTAACACAATTAGTTTCCAAGCAAATAACTATACCACACATTTCATACATTAATATACAATTTTAGTCAGTTCACAACCTCTAACAATCACTAACCATGACTAAGTTTGAACACACTCCAATATCAACTAATTCATGGCAATTTATAACAATTGTTTTCCAAACCAATATCACATTTAACTAGCCCAAAAGTCATTTCAGTTCATCACTATTAACATCATTCCAAAAGGACATTCAAACATGAGCTCATAATGCTAATGATATAGAACAAGGAGTTGACAAGTTCAGTTCAAGCTAATTTCCAATCCAGTTCTCCTGGCATTAATTCAATTTCAGACTTTAAACAAGAATTAACTAACCAAATAAGTTCCTACTAACCTCTAGATTAGTTAAGTAACTATCCTAACAGAGTTGACAACAAGCATACTAACCTAACAGAATCCAACTAACAAACTAACAGTTAATAAAATTCAACTAAATACTTGATTCCTAACCGTTTTTTTAACATAAGTTAATTGAATCTAACTAACCCGACTGACTTTAACAAAATGTTCTAACTTTGTTAAGCATCATAACAAATTTCTCCATGCATtgaacaagaacaacaacaatgCAGCAAGCAACACCTCCTACAGACTAAAGAAGATAAGAAGATAGCAGAGGAAGAAGAGAGGATCGAAGAAGGAGCAGAAGGCATACCTGAGTTCATCTTTACCTTCAAATTCGACTCGCAACGGAGCACCGCGCCGCCTCCTAGGTAAGCTTTTTTCTTCCATTGTGCGTTACCACCATGTAGCCCGAGGCACGAGGAATCAAAGCCCCAACATCTTGGGCTCAGATTCCTCTTGAGCAGCGTTTAATTGTTGATTTTCGTTTTAGGGTTCTTACATTTATCTGCTCTATTTGGTCTCTACGTTAGAAATTGGGTAAAACGGACTTGAGATAGAGGGAGAGGAGAGTGATACGGTTgtttttaatgtttttttttgAGTTTGTGTGATGAATCGTGTGAGGAAAATGAGGGAATTGTGAGTCTGTTATGATCACGTGCAAGGTGGAAATTTGAGAAGGAATTTGAGGGATTTTGTGGGATAGGGATGCAAACCGTGCATGGTTTGTTAGTGGTCCATGCGCAAGTTGTAATTCTCAAATTGTAATGTAAATTCAAATGTATTAAAATTCAGTTCTTGTTAATCTTGTTGAAgttcaatttttattttatttgaattttcCAAATGAATTGGGGACAAAATGTGGAATGTAGTATGACGAGTATGTGAACAAACCATGTGATGACCTTATGTAAACATCCATGTGCAAATTTGTCATGTGATTCATGTATGTATGTCATGAAATTCAAATTTAGTTTTTCTTAAATGGTGATGGCATGTTGTAAAGTTAAAACTCAAAGATATATGAAATGATGATATGGATGATGGCATGAATGTATAGCCTAATGACAATGAGATTAATATTTGCTTTATTAATTATAGATGGTGAAAGAAACAATAGGTTGAATTTAAATAATCTCTTATTAATGAGAAACATGATgatggatgaaatgaaataaaattagCAAAATGGTCTTCAAAATCAATTGTTGACTTTTAGTCCTTTGATATTGACTTTGACCGATATTGCACGAAGATGTGATGAGATGATATTTGATTATGAGGAATGAATCTGTAGCCATGACCTAGGGACCTTTCATCCTAGCATCAGATGAAATTCAAGTGCCCGTAGCCTGATGACATGAATAGGGatagggacaaaattggggtgtgacaatGTTGTCTATGCACACATAAGACAAGACAAGTTGGAACCCAACGCCTTAAAGTGCATGTTTATAGGATATCCAAAAGGCGTCAAATACTATAAGTTATGGTATTTGGAAGATAAACATAGGAAATAGATTTTAAGTAGAGATGTGGTGTTGAATGAGTTTGAAATAGCTTATAAAACAACATCATATATTAACAAAGGACAACTCGATCCAACTCCAAAAAATCAATGTTTGAGGTGGACTCTACTGATATAGCTTAGAGTAAACAAGATGACAACGGGCCACCTGAGAAAGAGTTTCTAGAGGAAACTCAACCTAATGTTGAATTTGAGGCAAATGATTACCTGCTTGCTTAAGATAGGACTAAGATACATATCAAACCACCAAACAAAATTGGTTTTGCTGATTTAATGACTTTCTCCCTCGTAGCTTCTAATGAAGTTTTGGACGAGGAAATGAAATTACTCCATGACAACCATACACGGGAGTTAGTCAAGAAACATGTTGGTTCTAAGTTAGTAAGATGCAAATGGGTCTTCAAGTTGAAAGAGAGGATTCTAGTAGTTCAAGAAGGAAAGTTTAAGGCAATGCTAGTTGCTAGAAGCTTCACACATAGAGAATACATTGAGTATAATGATGTCTTCTCACTAGTAAAAAATCATAGGTCAATCTAGATACTCCTAGTTGTGGTTGCAAAGTTATATTTTGAGTTAgaacaaatggatgtgaagacATTTTTTTTTTGGAGAGCCTTAAGAGGTTATATACATGATACAACTGAATGATATAAAGCAAAAGGCAAGGAAAATCTTGTCTATAAgctaaacaaatccttgtgtgGACTGAAGCAATCTCCCAGACAGTTGAATAAAACATTTGATGATTCCATGTTAAGAATTAAGGTCAAAAAAAGTAAGAATGACAATTGTGTTTACTTTGAATTCATCACACCTAATACTTATGTTTTCATACTattatatgttgatgatatctTACTAATAAGAAATGATGAGAGTGAATTAACAAAGGTAAAATTTGAACTTAAAAGGGAGTTTGAAATGAAAGATTTAGCGTTGCCAATAAGATTTTGGGAATTGAGATAAAAAGGGGCAGAAACAAGAAGTATGTGTTCCTATCTCAAGAGACACATTTAAATAAAGTATTGTACATTTTAAAATGTGTGAAGCTAAGCCACCAACCCTACCTATATCCCAACTGTTTACTTTGAGTAACGATCAAGTACCTAGTTCAGAAGAAGACACATAATTTATAGATGAAATTCCTTATGCAAATGCAATATGCTTTATGATATATGTCATGGTATATACTTTACCTGGTATAACATACTCAATAAGTTTGGTAAGCAGGTTCATGTCAAATTCAGATAAGGTAAATTGACAAGTCTTGAAGTGGAATATGAGATAAATCAAATATTCATTTGGGAAGGATCTTGTTTATGGTGGAGATGATAAGAAATGTGACATCTCATCTTCCATAAAGGGATTTGTGGACCCTAATTATGTTGGTTGCCTTGACATCGGGAAGTCACTCATAAGATATATCTTTACTACATTTGATACGTCTATCAGTTATAAAAATATCCTGCAAAAGGTATTTGCTTTTTTCACTACAGAGGAAGAGTATATTACACTAAAAAAGGTTGTAAATGAAGCTCTTTGAGTGAAAAGAAAAACTCGAAAACTCAAGCTTCAAGATCAGATTATCACAATACATTATGATAACTAGAGTTCAATATACTTGACTGAAAATCTAGCCTATCATGAGAGAACTAAACATGTGGACACCAAACTAATTTTTTTTTGGATAAGTCACCTCATAAGAAATTGTGACTATTCATAAAGCTGCTACTGAAGATAACCCAACTGACATGATCATTAAAGTTTTACCAAACAACAAGTTATATCAAGTATTTGGACTTGATTCAGCTTAAGTGATCCTATGTCCACTGTGTGATAAAAACAACAATCACTATTGATCTTTTATTATCATAGTTACTAAACCAAGGTAAAGATTTGTAGGGATTGGTCCAATAAACTATGATGACATGTTCATTTCTTTTTTTAACCACTTAAATGTTTACTATTCATAATAAGATGAGTAAATCtcattttgtttgtatataaattCTTTAATGCCGATCTCATATTGTATTAGTTTTGTAATGTGTGGTATTAATATCTGTCATCAATAAAAAAGGAAGTGACTCTTGCGTTCAAATTTCTCTTCTTCTATCTTATATTCTTTAAGTTTTTATTGTTAAAATTTTATTTGTCTTGATTTTAAAGTGTTTGATCAATTGTGTTTTTATCAAAGATTCTTTACACAATAACACGTAAAAAAAAAACAACATTATGGTGCCTTTTTAATTGTCCAAATCATATCACCCCTATAGAGATACATTAAACAATCATGCACATTAATTCTCTAGATTATCTTCTAAAAATGGAGTATGTTTTTAAAATGGAAAGTTAGATCTTAATGTTGGTGTTTTTAAATAACCAAACTATCGCTCAATCCATAGAAATACATTTAACAATCATATTCACTATTTTTTTAAACTACCAAATCAACACAAAATAATGATCAATAGTGATTGTTGTTGACTTAGTAGTCTAGAAATGTTTAACATCATACTCACTACATTTCTAAACTTTCAAATCAACACAAAatagaaaaaaattattttagattttaattTTAATGGTAATGATTGGTTAGACAGAATTTGCATAGTTCTGAAGAAGAACCTCTTACTCccacacaaaaaaacaaaaattgTTAAGAGATGttggaaaaaaaattataaaCACAAAACAATATTCGTTGTATCCCTCAAATCACTCACTTCTTACATACTCATAACCGATAAATGTGTagcaaaaatgttattttgacGTAAAAATTACACCTACTATTATTGTAAACATTGTTCACCTATACAATAAACAAtgaaatattataataataaatttttctttttaatattttttaaaaattttaattttttttaaattaaaaatatttaacTAACTTCGTAACTTCATTATCCAATATTTTCCATATTATTAATCAAATTTATTTTACtactaaaaattatttttaatatctgaATATTTATAACTTAATTTCATCACTTCATTAACCAATTTTTTACCTTTCAaccaattttattttattataaaaaatattttattataaaaaatcATTACTCATACACCGTTCACGGATACTATTCACGGGACGTGTGTACTAAAAAAAACACTATGATGAATGGTGCATGTATCAAAATTTGGTGTAATGTTTGTTGTCAACATAGCACATCTTAATGTATAGTGTGTATTATACTAAAAGTAAAAATGTTTTTGCACACGAGTTAATATTTAAGATTTGTTGGCGAGAAATAGCTTTATATCAATAcaaatatgaaaaatattctcaGTCACTGATTTTTGGTTGCTTCAGCTCTGATTTTTTTGAGGAGCAACCGTTTGCGAGGAAATGGAGAAGCCCATTAACATCGCCATACCAAGCTTTTTGGTGTTATCTATTCTGTTTATTCATGTTATCTATTCTGTTTATTCAATTTTGGGACGGCATAGAGAGGTCAATCACTCATGAAAACTTCATACATAATCCATTCTAGGATGTTAAAGAAGGGAATTTACAAACTCCATTTGATATACAAAAACAGCTTCAACCTCCCTTCACATTTCTAAGAACTTTGGCTAAACTATGTCTTCACTAAACTATCTCTTCATTCCCATGTCAACTTCAGTACTAATCACCTTTTCATTTTCCCGTTCCATCTGCACAAAGGAATATTCTACACATAAAAACACACGCGGCGCAAAAGCAAATCCTCCTATTCCTATAACGGATCAAACAAAAAAATTAGATGTTACCTTTGCTTGATTAAGTGCCAACTTCATACTCCTGTAATCTTCTCGCATTTTCTTAGAACGGAACATAGCCTGCACTCGTATTACACTTCTCCCAACGCGATCTTCAGCTTGTTTCCTACCAGTTTTAAAGAATTCCTCTTCTGCATCACTTTGCTGATTCTGAACTCCCTCAGTTTCTGCAGTATTAAGCTGGAGCCCACGGAAGCCTTTTCTCTTTAAACGCCAACGATCTTCAGCTTGTTTCCTACCAGTTTTAAAGAATTCCTCTTCTGCATAACTTTGCTGATTCTGATCTCCCTCAGTTTCTGCAGTATTAAGCTGGAGCCCACGGAAGCCTTTTCTCTTTAAACACCAACGATCTTCAGCTTGTTTCCTACCAGTTTTAAAGAATTCCTCTTCTGCATAACTTTGCTGATTCTGATCTCCCTCAGTTTCTGCAGAAGCCATGACTTTCTTTGTCTCAAAATTACGGAAGGCACGCTGAATCTTCATTGCTGCAACCATTTGTAACTTTAAGGAATGTTTCCTATATGCTTGTTGTATGCGCGCAGCTGCATCTGCGGCTGTCCGGTAAGCTGCCAATGCATCTTTCAGGTAGAGCTCCTCCTCAGTAAGGTTCTTGGAATTTACTGGATCATCCGTGCTAGTTTCCAGTGAGCCACTGGTATTTCCAGCTAAGCTCATGTCATTGAACTGCTCAACTAGAAACTTTTCCGAAAGATAAGCTGCTAAGCCATGATAACCCCTCGTGTGAGCAAGATCAGCGGCAGTATATCCACCAGGGTTTTGGTGAGTTGGATCTGTGACCAAATATGGTTTCGCCCCAACTGACAATAAAGCTGCAACCATTTTCTCCCTGAAGACACAACTTTTATATCAAATACAGTAAGATAGaacaaaatatttcattcaaagTTCCAGCAGCATACTTTACCTAAATACATACACAATTAGGTAAACACATAGGAATGGTTTTTATAACAGATATTTAACAGGTTTAAACAATTGGGGTGTTTGTGCATTATACCTTCCATGATATGCGGCCCAATGAAGAGCAGTCCATCCAAATTTGTCTCGGAAATCAAGCGACAAGCCTGACCATGAAAATAAAGTAACCGCCCATGTATATCCCAAAATTGCACACAAATGGATGACACTTTGGCCTTGTGCGTCATATTCAGTAGTCTTACATCCTAAAACAATTTTTTCCGAAAGCCATTCCTTTAATCTGTTTTTCAATGCAATTCCAAACAAGGCATCTTTTGCTTGCGAAAATGGAATTTTGTTATCTAAAGTTGACTCCATTAAGTATTGCCAAGTATTGGAAATAAATGACGTCTTTAAGGAGAATTCCCTTGCCTCCTTTAATCTACTAGATGATACTTTACTAGAGAAGACATCAAGGCTTTGCTGTTTAGCAAAGAGCAAATAAGCAAGCCTCATCTGAAGTTGAAACTCGTCCCAGTTGTTCTTTTCTTCCACAGAAGCAACTGGAGCGTGCAAAACAGGAGTGCGATACTCAAAATTAACAACTTGGCTGATAGGATTATGACCATCTAAGCTCAAGTAGAGATTCACTAATCCCGGAGAATGCGGTGGTACCCAACATCGATATACCCCATCCTGAACAATTTCTGCAGGAACGACTTCATCACCACAGACACATGTTAGATTGGACTTTGAGATGTGTAGATAGTCTATTTGAAAGAGTCCAGTCACTAGGATCTGCAAGAAGTGAAGGAACCTAGAAAGCTTAGAAACAACTGTAAAATATTAGTTAGTAAGCATATGTATTTACCGACTTTGATAATGATTTATATGTAACATCAATAGTTCATACTGAAGGCATATCCGATATCCAACATGAGTTGGTGTACGGAAAATGTGGTTACATTCAATAATtcacaacaacaataacaacaacaaccaagccTTATCCCACTAAATAGGGTAGGCTACATGGATCAACTTTCACCATCCGAATCGATAAATCTCAGAGATTTTTCTAAATAACTTCTCTTATTTACATTCAATAATTTAATTTTCTAAAATTATTATTGGTATCAACAGTAGGTGTCCGTTCAAAATTGTAAGCATTAAAATGTGCATATTCTTCCTGGAGCTTATATTACATAGTTTACAGCTTTGGTGTTCTACCACTAAGATTGAACGAAAGGACAGAGGAATCAACTAGAAGCTAGAAATCAATTTGTATATTAGTTACAACTGTTATAGATATAATTGCTAGTACGTAGATACACAAACAAAGGAAAGGAAAACCTTTGATTTCTCTGTGGAAGACACCCATGCAGGGAATACATCGGTGAGATTAAATAGTTGTTTTGGAAGGGAAAGTTGCGGATCTTCAACTACCAAAGATGAATAGGATCGGTGACCGGATGAAACTGAGGATACGAGAGCCGAACCATCAACTGAAGAAAGGGAATTAGACATGATTTGGTTCGCCCACTTTCCAAGGCTGTCCTGACTTTGAAATCTGTTATTGATAAAGTGTTTAAGGAATCAACACCAATTGAAGAGACAGGAAATCTGTCATTGACCAAAGTGTTATTGACCATATTTTTGTAACACTAGtatgtgtttttttttttattttttttttattttaactTTTTCAATCAACATTCGTCCTGTTATTCATGCCTTTTTTAATACTGGTCTATATTAATTCTAACACTCATCTAAGTTGACATTCCTCTTTTCAGTATTTGTCTATATTGATTTCCAAGACTCGTTTGTATTGATTTTCAACAGTCAGTGTTGACATTACTTTTTAAGTACTCGTTCGTACTGATTCTCAATATTCACTCATGCTAATCTCACATTTTCAATACTCGTTTGTATTGACTTCCgacactcgtttgtgttaatcattTTTCCAACGCTTGTTCGTGTCAATCTACTTCCCCAACAGAACATTACAGTCAATCCCCAACAATTCAACCTACAAGTTGTTTGTTAGACCATATCCCC includes:
- the LOC127073221 gene encoding calmodulin-binding transcription activator 5 isoform X4, with protein sequence MSNSLSSVDGSALVSSVSSGHRSYSSLVVEDPQLSLPKQLFNLTDVFPAWVSSTEKSKILVTGLFQIDYLHISKSNLTCVCGDEVVPAEIVQDGVYRCWVPPHSPGLVNLYLSLDGHNPISQVVNFEYRTPVLHAPVASVEEKNNWDEFQLQMRLAYLLFAKQQSLDVFSSKVSSSRLKEAREFSLKTSFISNTWQYLMESTLDNKIPFSQAKDALFGIALKNRLKEWLSEKIVLGCKTTEYDAQGQSVIHLCAILGYTWAVTLFSWSGLSLDFRDKFGWTALHWAAYHGREKMVAALLSVGAKPYLVTDPTHQNPGGYTAADLAHTRGYHGLAAYLSEKFLVEQFNDMSLAGNTSGSLETSTDDPVNSKNLTEEELYLKDALAAYRTAADAAARIQQAYRKHSLKLQMVAAMKIQRAFRNFETKKVMASAETEGDQNQQSYAEEEFFKTGRKQAEDRWCLKRKGFRGLQLNTAETEGDQNQQSYAEEEFFKTGRKQAEDRWRLKRKGFRGLQLNTAETEGVQNQQSDAEEEFFKTGRKQAEDRVGRSVIRVQAMFRSKKMREDYRSMKLALNQAKMERENEKVISTEVDMGMKR
- the LOC127073221 gene encoding calmodulin-binding transcription activator 5 isoform X1 encodes the protein MVNDRFPVSSIGVDSLNTLTNNRFQSQDSFGKWANQIMSDSPSSVDGSDLVSSVSSGDESYSSLVVEDPQLSLPEQLFNLTDVFPAWVSSTEKSKILVTGLFQIDYLHISKSNLTCVCGDEVVPAEIVQDGVYRCWVPPHSPGLVNLYLSLDGHNPISQVVNFEYRTPVLHAPVASVEEKNNWDEFQLQMRLAYLLFAKQQSLDVFSSKVSSSRLKEAREFSLKTSFISNTWQYLMESTLDNKIPFSQAKDALFGIALKNRLKEWLSEKIVLGCKTTEYDAQGQSVIHLCAILGYTWAVTLFSWSGLSLDFRDKFGWTALHWAAYHGREKMVAALLSVGAKPYLVTDPTHQNPGGYTAADLAHTRGYHGLAAYLSEKFLVEQFNDMSLAGNTSGSLETSTDDPVNSKNLTEEELYLKDALAAYRTAADAAARIQQAYRKHSLKLQMVAAMKIQRAFRNFETKKVMASAETEGDQNQQSYAEEEFFKTGRKQAEDRWCLKRKGFRGLQLNTAETEGDQNQQSYAEEEFFKTGRKQAEDRWRLKRKGFRGLQLNTAETEGVQNQQSDAEEEFFKTGRKQAEDRVGRSVIRVQAMFRSKKMREDYRSMKLALNQAKMERENEKVISTEVDMGMKR